A region from the Takifugu rubripes chromosome 22, fTakRub1.2, whole genome shotgun sequence genome encodes:
- the epc1b gene encoding enhancer of polycomb homolog 1b isoform X2, giving the protein MSKLSFRARALDASKPLPVFRCEDLPDLHEYASINRAVPQMPTGMEKEEESEHHLQRAISAHQVYGEKRENMVIPVPEAESNIPYYDSLYPGEFKMPKQLIHIQPFSLDTEQPDYDLDSDDDMFVNKLKKKMELSQLQFEEMIDRLEKGSGQQLVSLPEAKLLLKEDDELIKEVFDYWSRKRKNSKANSLIPTVKQEKRDGSSTNDPYVAFRRRTEKMQTRKNRKNDEASYEKMLKLRRDLSRAVTILEMVKRREKSKRELLHLTLEVFEKRNFMSDFGGEVMAEVLAEQALVRPQIIPLVPLTNQYRHQDHVDHKDYKSKPDKMEVPRQKRKYEKKQKVLPLSSGASHHQGPAVFNAKDLNQYDFPSSDDEPFSQLHSGSSEAEEENDPDGAYAFRRKSGCQYYAPRQDCVGGWPWCGPGEDGLAEARFRYSLTTLTVPRRCLGMARRRVGRGGRVLLDRAHTDYDNIFHGLDPEVLHPTHPPSPRPLTPPPTTTSRSPATDKFASTSETNTSDRISSSFDPSLSSPSSTDLSQILLSIKACRWRHFRPRTLPLHELDNAHPIFRKLSRGLKRRVSASIAGGQPYQRPARAAPAPAPIAAYTYEQYQQHQEQLSLMHKQQLEQVQLQQVGSSTTTNASHSLAHTLDQAKAQFAASALITVDQLLALKTKEEFGPGGGVNGVLSPSGVYKGLHLASTASPSPAAAAPPITTPTPMTLHPCTTTSSASSTSNNGTAHPTNTTITTATTTQVLLGNNSLRLGVPTGKRVHAPRTLSSSVSTSALKLAHAATANCQKPKVANATPLDIVPRENHEQDKPALNSLSENTMAMEVT; this is encoded by the exons ATGAGTAAATTGTCGTTTCGGGCGCGGGCGCTGGACGCTTCCAAGCCACTACCCGTCTTCCGTTGTGAGGATTTACCCGACCTACACGAATATGCATCTATTAACCGGGCTGTGCCGCAGATGCCGACTgggatggagaaagaggaggaatcG GAACACCATCTCCAGAGGGCCATCTCAGCACACCAGGTCTATGGTGAGAAGCGGGAGAACATGGTCATCCCAGTCCCCGAGGCAGAGAGCAACATCCCCTACTATGATTCCCTCTACCCCGGGGAGTTCAAGATGCCAAAGCAGCTAATTCACATACAGC CTTTCAGCTTGGACACGGAGCAGCCCGACTACGACCTGGACTCAGACGACGACATGTTTGTGAAtaagctgaaaaagaaaatggagctCAGCCAACTGCAGTTTGAGGAGATGATCGACCGGCTGGAGAAAGGCAGTGGGCAGCAG CTGGTGAGCCTTCCGGAGGCCAAACTGCTGCTAAAGGAGGACGATGAGCTCATTAAGGAGGTGTTTGACTACTGGAGCCgcaagaggaaaaacagcaagGCCAACTCGCTCATCCCCACCGTCAAGCAGGAGAAACGGGACGGCTCCAGCACCAACGACCCCTACGTGGCCTTCCGACGTCGCACTGAGAAAATGCAAACCAGAAAG AATCGTAAGAACGACGAGGCTTCGTATGAAAAGATGCTGAAGCTGCGCCGGGATCTGAGCCGAGCTGTCACCATCCTGGAAATGGtcaagaggagggagaagagtaAGAGAGAGCTGCTGCATCTCACTCTGGAAGTCTTTGAGAAGAG AAACTTCATGTCAGACTTTGGTGGAGAGGTGATGGCAGAAGTGTTGGCTGAGCAAGCGCTGGTCAGGCCCCAGATCATCCCTCTGGTCCCACTCACCAATCAGTACAGACACCAGGACCACGTTGACCACAAGGACTACAAGTCAAAG cctgacaaGATGGAGGTTCCCAGGCAGAAGAGGAAAtatgagaagaagcagaaggtaTTGCCTCTCTCATCAGGTGCCTCCCACCATCAAGGGCCCGCCGTCTTCAATGCCAAGGACCTTAACCAGTACGACTTCCCCAGCTCAGACGACGAGCCCTTTTCCCAG CTGCATTCAGGCTCttcagaagcagaagaggagaacGACCCAGATGGGGCCTACGCCTTTCGCAGGAAGTCGGGCTGCCAGTACTACGCT ccTCGTCAGGATTGTGTTGGAGGCTGGCCGTGGTGCGGTCCCGGGGAGGACGGCCTCGCTGAAGCTCGTTTCCGTTATAGTCTCACCACGCTCACTGTGCCGCGGCGCTGCCTGGGTATGGCTCGGCGGCGCGTAGGACGAGGTGGCAG GGTGTTGCTGGACAGGGCGCACACGGACTACGATAACATCTTCCACGGACTGGATCCAGAAGTGCTCCACCCAACCCATCCTCCCTCTCCACGACCGCTCACTCCTCCTCCAACAACTACTTCGCGTTCGCCGGCCACCGACAAGTTTGCCAGTACCTCAGAAACGAATACCTCAGACaggatttcctcctccttcgacccctctctgtcctccccaTCTTCCACGGACCTCAGTCAGATACTGTTGAGTATAAAAGCGTGCCGATGGCGGCACTTTAGACCACGGACACTACCACTACACGAGTTAGACAACGCCCACCCTATATTCAGGAAGTTGAGTCGAGGCCTAAAGAGGCGAGTGTCGGCCTCCATCGCGGGGGGACAACCATATCAAAGGCCAGCAcgagctgctccagcacctgcacccaTCGCTG CTTACACGTATGAACAGTACCAGCAGCATCAGGAGCAGCTGAGCCTGatgcacaaacagcagctggagcaggttCAGTTGCAGCAAGTCGGCAGCTCCACGACCACAAACGCTTCACAC AGCCTGGCACACACACTGGACCAGGCCAAAGCTCAGTTCGCCGCCTCGGCCCTCATCACCGTCGACCAACTGCTCGCTCTGAAAACAAAGGAGGAGTTTGGCCCAGGAGGTGGAGTGAACGGTGTCCTCTCCCCCTCAG GTGTCTACAAGGGCTTGCACCTGGCGAGTACAGCGTCCCCCTCCCCTGCTGCCGCGGCTCCTCCCATCACCACGCCGACGCCCATGACTCTCCACCCCTGCACCACcacaagctccgcctcctccaccagtAACAACGGCACTGCCCACCCCACCAACACCACTatcaccaccgccaccaccactcAGGTCCTGCTGGGAAACAACAGCCTCCGTCTGGGCGTTCCCACCGGCAAACGCGTCCACGCACCCCGGACGCTAAGCAGCTCCGTGTCGACATCCGCCTTAAAGCTCGCCCACGCCGCCACCGCCAACTGTCAGAAACCCAAGGTCGCCAACGCCACGCCGCTGGACATCGTTCCCAG GGAGAATCACGAGCAAGACAAGCCAGCACTGAACAGTCTATCAGAGAACACAATGGCCATGGAGGTCACGTAG
- the epc1b gene encoding enhancer of polycomb homolog 1b isoform X3, whose translation MVIPVPEAESNIPYYDSLYPGEFKMPKQLIHIQPFSLDTEQPDYDLDSDDDMFVNKLKKKMELSQLQFEEMIDRLEKGSGQQLVSLPEAKLLLKEDDELIKEVFDYWSRKRKNSKANSLIPTVKQEKRDGSSTNDPYVAFRRRTEKMQTRKNRKNDEASYEKMLKLRRDLSRAVTILEMVKRREKSKRELLHLTLEVFEKRNFMSDFGGEVMAEVLAEQALVRPQIIPLVPLTNQYRHQDHVDHKDYKSKPDKMEVPRQKRKYEKKQKVLPLSSGASHHQGPAVFNAKDLNQYDFPSSDDEPFSQLHSGSSEAEEENDPDGAYAFRRKSGCQYYAPRQDCVGGWPWCGPGEDGLAEARFRYSLTTLTVPRRCLGMARRRVGRGGRVLLDRAHTDYDNIFHGLDPEVLHPTHPPSPRPLTPPPTTTSRSPATDKFASTSETNTSDRISSSFDPSLSSPSSTDLSQILLSIKACRWRHFRPRTLPLHELDNAHPIFRKLSRGLKRRVSASIAGGQPYQRPARAAPAPAPIAAYTYEQYQQHQEQLSLMHKQQLEQVQLQQVGSSTTTNASHQSLAHTLDQAKAQFAASALITVDQLLALKTKEEFGPGGGVNGVLSPSGVYKGLHLASTASPSPAAAAPPITTPTPMTLHPCTTTSSASSTSNNGTAHPTNTTITTATTTQVLLGNNSLRLGVPTGKRVHAPRTLSSSVSTSALKLAHAATANCQKPKVANATPLDIVPRENHEQDKPALNSLSENTMAMEVT comes from the exons ATGGTCATCCCAGTCCCCGAGGCAGAGAGCAACATCCCCTACTATGATTCCCTCTACCCCGGGGAGTTCAAGATGCCAAAGCAGCTAATTCACATACAGC CTTTCAGCTTGGACACGGAGCAGCCCGACTACGACCTGGACTCAGACGACGACATGTTTGTGAAtaagctgaaaaagaaaatggagctCAGCCAACTGCAGTTTGAGGAGATGATCGACCGGCTGGAGAAAGGCAGTGGGCAGCAG CTGGTGAGCCTTCCGGAGGCCAAACTGCTGCTAAAGGAGGACGATGAGCTCATTAAGGAGGTGTTTGACTACTGGAGCCgcaagaggaaaaacagcaagGCCAACTCGCTCATCCCCACCGTCAAGCAGGAGAAACGGGACGGCTCCAGCACCAACGACCCCTACGTGGCCTTCCGACGTCGCACTGAGAAAATGCAAACCAGAAAG AATCGTAAGAACGACGAGGCTTCGTATGAAAAGATGCTGAAGCTGCGCCGGGATCTGAGCCGAGCTGTCACCATCCTGGAAATGGtcaagaggagggagaagagtaAGAGAGAGCTGCTGCATCTCACTCTGGAAGTCTTTGAGAAGAG AAACTTCATGTCAGACTTTGGTGGAGAGGTGATGGCAGAAGTGTTGGCTGAGCAAGCGCTGGTCAGGCCCCAGATCATCCCTCTGGTCCCACTCACCAATCAGTACAGACACCAGGACCACGTTGACCACAAGGACTACAAGTCAAAG cctgacaaGATGGAGGTTCCCAGGCAGAAGAGGAAAtatgagaagaagcagaaggtaTTGCCTCTCTCATCAGGTGCCTCCCACCATCAAGGGCCCGCCGTCTTCAATGCCAAGGACCTTAACCAGTACGACTTCCCCAGCTCAGACGACGAGCCCTTTTCCCAG CTGCATTCAGGCTCttcagaagcagaagaggagaacGACCCAGATGGGGCCTACGCCTTTCGCAGGAAGTCGGGCTGCCAGTACTACGCT ccTCGTCAGGATTGTGTTGGAGGCTGGCCGTGGTGCGGTCCCGGGGAGGACGGCCTCGCTGAAGCTCGTTTCCGTTATAGTCTCACCACGCTCACTGTGCCGCGGCGCTGCCTGGGTATGGCTCGGCGGCGCGTAGGACGAGGTGGCAG GGTGTTGCTGGACAGGGCGCACACGGACTACGATAACATCTTCCACGGACTGGATCCAGAAGTGCTCCACCCAACCCATCCTCCCTCTCCACGACCGCTCACTCCTCCTCCAACAACTACTTCGCGTTCGCCGGCCACCGACAAGTTTGCCAGTACCTCAGAAACGAATACCTCAGACaggatttcctcctccttcgacccctctctgtcctccccaTCTTCCACGGACCTCAGTCAGATACTGTTGAGTATAAAAGCGTGCCGATGGCGGCACTTTAGACCACGGACACTACCACTACACGAGTTAGACAACGCCCACCCTATATTCAGGAAGTTGAGTCGAGGCCTAAAGAGGCGAGTGTCGGCCTCCATCGCGGGGGGACAACCATATCAAAGGCCAGCAcgagctgctccagcacctgcacccaTCGCTG CTTACACGTATGAACAGTACCAGCAGCATCAGGAGCAGCTGAGCCTGatgcacaaacagcagctggagcaggttCAGTTGCAGCAAGTCGGCAGCTCCACGACCACAAACGCTTCACAC CAGAGCCTGGCACACACACTGGACCAGGCCAAAGCTCAGTTCGCCGCCTCGGCCCTCATCACCGTCGACCAACTGCTCGCTCTGAAAACAAAGGAGGAGTTTGGCCCAGGAGGTGGAGTGAACGGTGTCCTCTCCCCCTCAG GTGTCTACAAGGGCTTGCACCTGGCGAGTACAGCGTCCCCCTCCCCTGCTGCCGCGGCTCCTCCCATCACCACGCCGACGCCCATGACTCTCCACCCCTGCACCACcacaagctccgcctcctccaccagtAACAACGGCACTGCCCACCCCACCAACACCACTatcaccaccgccaccaccactcAGGTCCTGCTGGGAAACAACAGCCTCCGTCTGGGCGTTCCCACCGGCAAACGCGTCCACGCACCCCGGACGCTAAGCAGCTCCGTGTCGACATCCGCCTTAAAGCTCGCCCACGCCGCCACCGCCAACTGTCAGAAACCCAAGGTCGCCAACGCCACGCCGCTGGACATCGTTCCCAG GGAGAATCACGAGCAAGACAAGCCAGCACTGAACAGTCTATCAGAGAACACAATGGCCATGGAGGTCACGTAG
- the epc1b gene encoding enhancer of polycomb homolog 1b isoform X1, with protein sequence MSKLSFRARALDASKPLPVFRCEDLPDLHEYASINRAVPQMPTGMEKEEESEHHLQRAISAHQVYGEKRENMVIPVPEAESNIPYYDSLYPGEFKMPKQLIHIQPFSLDTEQPDYDLDSDDDMFVNKLKKKMELSQLQFEEMIDRLEKGSGQQLVSLPEAKLLLKEDDELIKEVFDYWSRKRKNSKANSLIPTVKQEKRDGSSTNDPYVAFRRRTEKMQTRKNRKNDEASYEKMLKLRRDLSRAVTILEMVKRREKSKRELLHLTLEVFEKRNFMSDFGGEVMAEVLAEQALVRPQIIPLVPLTNQYRHQDHVDHKDYKSKPDKMEVPRQKRKYEKKQKVLPLSSGASHHQGPAVFNAKDLNQYDFPSSDDEPFSQLHSGSSEAEEENDPDGAYAFRRKSGCQYYAPRQDCVGGWPWCGPGEDGLAEARFRYSLTTLTVPRRCLGMARRRVGRGGRVLLDRAHTDYDNIFHGLDPEVLHPTHPPSPRPLTPPPTTTSRSPATDKFASTSETNTSDRISSSFDPSLSSPSSTDLSQILLSIKACRWRHFRPRTLPLHELDNAHPIFRKLSRGLKRRVSASIAGGQPYQRPARAAPAPAPIAAYTYEQYQQHQEQLSLMHKQQLEQVQLQQVGSSTTTNASHQSLAHTLDQAKAQFAASALITVDQLLALKTKEEFGPGGGVNGVLSPSGVYKGLHLASTASPSPAAAAPPITTPTPMTLHPCTTTSSASSTSNNGTAHPTNTTITTATTTQVLLGNNSLRLGVPTGKRVHAPRTLSSSVSTSALKLAHAATANCQKPKVANATPLDIVPRENHEQDKPALNSLSENTMAMEVT encoded by the exons ATGAGTAAATTGTCGTTTCGGGCGCGGGCGCTGGACGCTTCCAAGCCACTACCCGTCTTCCGTTGTGAGGATTTACCCGACCTACACGAATATGCATCTATTAACCGGGCTGTGCCGCAGATGCCGACTgggatggagaaagaggaggaatcG GAACACCATCTCCAGAGGGCCATCTCAGCACACCAGGTCTATGGTGAGAAGCGGGAGAACATGGTCATCCCAGTCCCCGAGGCAGAGAGCAACATCCCCTACTATGATTCCCTCTACCCCGGGGAGTTCAAGATGCCAAAGCAGCTAATTCACATACAGC CTTTCAGCTTGGACACGGAGCAGCCCGACTACGACCTGGACTCAGACGACGACATGTTTGTGAAtaagctgaaaaagaaaatggagctCAGCCAACTGCAGTTTGAGGAGATGATCGACCGGCTGGAGAAAGGCAGTGGGCAGCAG CTGGTGAGCCTTCCGGAGGCCAAACTGCTGCTAAAGGAGGACGATGAGCTCATTAAGGAGGTGTTTGACTACTGGAGCCgcaagaggaaaaacagcaagGCCAACTCGCTCATCCCCACCGTCAAGCAGGAGAAACGGGACGGCTCCAGCACCAACGACCCCTACGTGGCCTTCCGACGTCGCACTGAGAAAATGCAAACCAGAAAG AATCGTAAGAACGACGAGGCTTCGTATGAAAAGATGCTGAAGCTGCGCCGGGATCTGAGCCGAGCTGTCACCATCCTGGAAATGGtcaagaggagggagaagagtaAGAGAGAGCTGCTGCATCTCACTCTGGAAGTCTTTGAGAAGAG AAACTTCATGTCAGACTTTGGTGGAGAGGTGATGGCAGAAGTGTTGGCTGAGCAAGCGCTGGTCAGGCCCCAGATCATCCCTCTGGTCCCACTCACCAATCAGTACAGACACCAGGACCACGTTGACCACAAGGACTACAAGTCAAAG cctgacaaGATGGAGGTTCCCAGGCAGAAGAGGAAAtatgagaagaagcagaaggtaTTGCCTCTCTCATCAGGTGCCTCCCACCATCAAGGGCCCGCCGTCTTCAATGCCAAGGACCTTAACCAGTACGACTTCCCCAGCTCAGACGACGAGCCCTTTTCCCAG CTGCATTCAGGCTCttcagaagcagaagaggagaacGACCCAGATGGGGCCTACGCCTTTCGCAGGAAGTCGGGCTGCCAGTACTACGCT ccTCGTCAGGATTGTGTTGGAGGCTGGCCGTGGTGCGGTCCCGGGGAGGACGGCCTCGCTGAAGCTCGTTTCCGTTATAGTCTCACCACGCTCACTGTGCCGCGGCGCTGCCTGGGTATGGCTCGGCGGCGCGTAGGACGAGGTGGCAG GGTGTTGCTGGACAGGGCGCACACGGACTACGATAACATCTTCCACGGACTGGATCCAGAAGTGCTCCACCCAACCCATCCTCCCTCTCCACGACCGCTCACTCCTCCTCCAACAACTACTTCGCGTTCGCCGGCCACCGACAAGTTTGCCAGTACCTCAGAAACGAATACCTCAGACaggatttcctcctccttcgacccctctctgtcctccccaTCTTCCACGGACCTCAGTCAGATACTGTTGAGTATAAAAGCGTGCCGATGGCGGCACTTTAGACCACGGACACTACCACTACACGAGTTAGACAACGCCCACCCTATATTCAGGAAGTTGAGTCGAGGCCTAAAGAGGCGAGTGTCGGCCTCCATCGCGGGGGGACAACCATATCAAAGGCCAGCAcgagctgctccagcacctgcacccaTCGCTG CTTACACGTATGAACAGTACCAGCAGCATCAGGAGCAGCTGAGCCTGatgcacaaacagcagctggagcaggttCAGTTGCAGCAAGTCGGCAGCTCCACGACCACAAACGCTTCACAC CAGAGCCTGGCACACACACTGGACCAGGCCAAAGCTCAGTTCGCCGCCTCGGCCCTCATCACCGTCGACCAACTGCTCGCTCTGAAAACAAAGGAGGAGTTTGGCCCAGGAGGTGGAGTGAACGGTGTCCTCTCCCCCTCAG GTGTCTACAAGGGCTTGCACCTGGCGAGTACAGCGTCCCCCTCCCCTGCTGCCGCGGCTCCTCCCATCACCACGCCGACGCCCATGACTCTCCACCCCTGCACCACcacaagctccgcctcctccaccagtAACAACGGCACTGCCCACCCCACCAACACCACTatcaccaccgccaccaccactcAGGTCCTGCTGGGAAACAACAGCCTCCGTCTGGGCGTTCCCACCGGCAAACGCGTCCACGCACCCCGGACGCTAAGCAGCTCCGTGTCGACATCCGCCTTAAAGCTCGCCCACGCCGCCACCGCCAACTGTCAGAAACCCAAGGTCGCCAACGCCACGCCGCTGGACATCGTTCCCAG GGAGAATCACGAGCAAGACAAGCCAGCACTGAACAGTCTATCAGAGAACACAATGGCCATGGAGGTCACGTAG